The genomic window TGCCGCAATTGGCTGCGCGCGAGAAGCCGGTTGATCGGTTGATCGTCTACCAACAAAATACGCAGGCCACTCAAGTCTGTAGTGGGCGCCTCAGGGATTGATGCGGGCAGCGCGGGCGGCGTGATCCAAGTGTCGGAGGCTTCCAGTCCCAACGAAGCTGCCGACAAAGTAAAGCTGAACTCCGAACCTTCGTCAGGACGGCTCTCTACCTTCAGATCGGCGCCCATCTGCGTGATGATGGCTTTGCAAATCACCAAGCCCAGGCCGGTTCCGCCGAATTTTCGGGCAATCGAACTGTCTCCTTGTTTAAAGGGGGAGAACAGCTGTTGCATGACCTCTTCGGTCATGCCGATGCCCGTGTCTTTGACGGAGCAGTGCAGCCCTTCCGGCGTGCACCGCAGGCTGATGGTGATGCTCCCCTGGTGGGTGAACTTGAGTGCGTTGCCCACCAGATTCATCCACACCTGGCGCAAGCGGCTGGGGTCTCCCGTGGCGGCGTAGGGCACATGGCTATCGATCTCAAGTGACAGTGCCACTTGCTTGGCGTTGGCTTGCGGGCGGAACATGTCCAAGGTCTCGGTGACCAAACTCCGGGGATTGAACCCGATGCGCTCCAGCTCCATCTGGTTGGCCTCAATCTTGGAAAAGTCCAAGATGTCGTTGATCAGGTTCAGCAGCGCATTGCCTGCCAGCAAGATGTTGTCCACAAAATGCGATTGCTCCGCGCTCAGTGGTGTGCTCTTGAGCAACTCCGTGAGCCCCAGCGCCCCATTCAGCGGCGTGCGAATCTCGTGACTCATCATGGCCAGAAAGCGGCTCTTGGCAACATTGGCCGCTTCTGCTTGCGCCAAGGCGGCTTGTAGGGCCGCCGTCCGTTCGTTTACCCGTTGCTCCAAGGCCTGGTTGACCTCAAACAGCGCCAAGCTTTTTTCTTCCAGCAGTTGCTCGGCCTGTTTGCGGGCCGATTTCTCGCGCTCCACCCGGTTAAGCAAACGGCGCAGCGTTTCTGCGTGGGCGTCGGAAGCGGGTGGGTTCACCGGGTCAGACATGCGCTTAAGATTTGTGACGCAATTCAAACCGGATGGAGCCATCCGGCAAGTTCACCCTCGTCAGCCCGAGAGGGTCGCCGAAATGCGCAATCGCGCCAGTGATAAGGCCCTCCGCCAAATCGCCGAAGTGCCGCGGAGATGCGTACACCATATCAAGCCCGTCGTCCCGGCGCACACAGTCAAAGCTGGGGAGCTGCGCATCGGGGTAGAGCTTGCGCACTTCGGTGTGGATGACGGATTCGATGCCAAACAAAAAATCCACGGCCGACGGAATGCCATCGAAAAAGCGGGGGTACAGCGCATGAAACCGGCCGAACAGGTGGGTACCGAACCCATGGATCAGCGCTGGCACCGGCAAGCCCGAGCGGGCGGACAAAGCCGTCACCATGCCGACGAGTTCCTGGTGGTCATAGGTGCCCACCGAGGTGTAAGCCCCTCCACTGGGCGGTGCGCTGTCGTCAATGATGTCGTCCACCATGTCCGCGGAAAAGGTGCTTTCCACCATTTCCAGAAATTCGGTAAAGACCATGCCTTTCATGCGCTATCTCCTTGAAGGTACTGGGGTTATACCTGAGCAGGGGGGCGCTGTCTCGCCCATTTTGCCGACCGGGGCGAACGCCCGGTGCCATACGGAGGTGAGCGCGCGGGGGTATGCTCGCGCCCCTATGAAAACTTCCTTCTTCGGCACCGCCCTGGTGCTCGGCTTGCTGTCAGCCATCGGCCCTTTCGCCATCGACATGTACCTTCCCGCCCTTCCCTCCATCGGCCAAAGCCTCGGTGCCTCCATGGGAGCCGTGCAGGCCAGCTTGATGGCTTTCTTCATCTCGCTGGGTGTGGGCCAGATTATTTATGGTCCGGTCTCTGACATGCTGGGTCGCAAGAAGCCGCTCTACTTCGGTCTGGTGCTGTTTGCCTTGGGCAGCGTGGGCTGCGCACTGGCACCGGACATTGAAACCCTGGTGGTGTTGCGCTTCATCCAGGGGCTGGGCGCCTGCGCGGGTATGGTGATCCCGCGCGCTGTGGTGCGCGACTTGCACACAGGTCACGACGCCGCGCGGCTGATGTCGCTGCTGATGTTAGTGTTCAGCGTGTCCCCCATCCTGGCCCCTTTGGCTGGCAGTGTCTTGATCGAGGCATCCGGCTGGCGCGCGGTGTTTTGGGCGGTGACAGTGGCCGCTATCTTGGGCTTGGTGTTGTTGGCCACCAGCCTGCCGGAAACCCGGCCCGCGAAGGACCGTGTCAATAGCAGCGTCGGCAGTGCAGTGGCCGCCTATGGTGTGTTGCTGCGCGACCGGCATTTTCTGGGGCTGGTGTTCATCGGTGCTTTTGGCATCTCCAGCTTTTTTGCCTACCTTGCTAATTCGTCGTTCGTGCTGATCGACCACTACGGTCTCACGCCCCGGCAGTACAGCATCGCGTTCGCGGCCAACGCGGCGTCCTTCATCGGCATTTCGCAGTTCACCGGCAAACTGAGCGCGCGCTTCGGGTTGGTCAAACTGGTGAAGTTCGCGGTGGTGGGCTACGCGCTCATGATGAGCCTGCTGCTGGCGGTGAACCTCAGCGGCATCGAGCGGCTCGATGTCATGCTGGGCATGCTGTTTGTGGGCTATGGCTTTTTGGGCCTCGTGGTGCCCACGACGGCCGTGTTGGCTTTGGATGAGCACGGCGAAATTGCCGGCACCGCCTCTGCCTTGATGGGCACCTTGCAGTTTGTGACCGGTGCCGTGGTCATGGGCATTACCGGCGCGCTGGCCGATGGCACCGCCCGGCCGATGGTGGCTGGCATTGCCGGATCCGCTATCGTGGCGTTGTTGTTGACCCGTATCACGCTGCGCAAAACTGCCGCAGCGGCGGACTAACCCCTCCATCTTCAGATACCCGTTTTCGCAGGAGTGACCCCATGACCGATATCGTTGTGCAACAGCCCGCGGGCGCAGCCAAACAACTTTTTTTACTGCACCATGGCGTGGGTGCCACGCCCCAAGGTTTGTTGCCTTTGGGGCGGCGTTTGGCGGCCGAATTTCCGGAGGCTTTGGTGGTGAGTGTGCAGGGGCCAGAAGCCTCTGACTTGGGTCAGGGCTACCAATGGTTTTCGGTCATCGGCATCACCGAAGAAACCCGCCCCGAGCGCGTGGCCGCCGCCATGCCCGCGTTTGTGAAAGCCGTGCAAGACTGGCAAGCCCGCGCTGGCGTCAGCCCTGAGGCCACGGCGTTGGTGGGCTTTTCCCAGGGCGCCATCATGTGCCTAGAGTCCACCCAGCAAAACGAGTTTTTGGCCGGCCGCGTGGTCGGCTTGTCAGGCCGCTTTGCCCAGCTGCCACTGGCGCCCCACGCCCACACCACCCTGCACATGGTGCACGGCAAGGCGGACACGGTGATGCACTATGGCTACACCGTGACGGCTGCGGAACACTTGGTAAGCCTAGGTGCGGATGTGACGGCGGATGTCATTCCCTTCCTCGCCCACGAGGTGAACGATGCGGTGGTGGATACCGTGATCGAGCGCCTGTTCGGCCACCTGCCCAAGCGCCATTGGGCGGCTGCCCAGCAGGCCGCCGAACAGGACGACTCCGCCGAAGACTGATCAGCCCCGTATCCGCGCTTAACGCATCAAGGCTTCGATGGCATCCGCGTCCACCGGCACGCCGCGGCTGATGAGCTCGCAGCCGGTGTCGGTGACGATGGCATCGTCTTCAATGCGGATGCCGATGTGGTGGAACTGCTCCGGCACCCCCGGTGCCGGACGCACATAAATACCGGGCTCGATGGTCAGCACCATGCCGCTGCGCAGAAGGCGTGCGGGCCGGTTCACGATCTCGTTGCCGGTGAGTGCGTCTTTGCGCACATGCTTGGTGCCCAGCTCGGAAGGCTCGGTGTACGAGCCGCAGTCATGCACATCCATGCCCAGCCAGTGACCGGTGCGGTGCATGTAGAACTGGAAGTAGGCGCGCTTCTCGATCACATCGTCCAGGCTACCCACGGTGTTCTTGTTCAAGAGCCCCAGGTCCAGCATGCCTTGCGCCAGCACGCGCACGGTGGCGTCATGCGGGTCGGTAAAGCGCGCACCGGCCTTGGTGGCCTCTACAGCGGCCACTTGCGAGGCCAGCACCAGGTCATACAGCGCGCGTTGCGGGCCGGTGAAGGTGCCGTTGGCGGGGAAGGTGCGTGTGATGTCGCTGGCGTAGCCGTCCAGTTCGCAACCTGCGTCAATCAGTACCAGCTCACCATGGCGCACCGGGGCGGCGTCAGCACGGTAGTGCAGCACACAGGCGTTGGCACCGGCCGCCACGA from Rhodoferax potami includes these protein-coding regions:
- a CDS encoding ATP-binding protein, which translates into the protein MSDPVNPPASDAHAETLRRLLNRVEREKSARKQAEQLLEEKSLALFEVNQALEQRVNERTAALQAALAQAEAANVAKSRFLAMMSHEIRTPLNGALGLTELLKSTPLSAEQSHFVDNILLAGNALLNLINDILDFSKIEANQMELERIGFNPRSLVTETLDMFRPQANAKQVALSLEIDSHVPYAATGDPSRLRQVWMNLVGNALKFTHQGSITISLRCTPEGLHCSVKDTGIGMTEEVMQQLFSPFKQGDSSIARKFGGTGLGLVICKAIITQMGADLKVESRPDEGSEFSFTLSAASLGLEASDTWITPPALPASIPEAPTTDLSGLRILLVDDQPINRLLARSQLRQLGCPPVGEAENGLVALQKLSEQPFDVVLMDMQMPELDGLSATRALRTMPLDIQPFVIAMTANAYAEDRAACSAAGMDFFLSKPVQLDTLREALSSITVPR
- a CDS encoding heme NO-binding domain-containing protein; this translates as MKGMVFTEFLEMVESTFSADMVDDIIDDSAPPSGGAYTSVGTYDHQELVGMVTALSARSGLPVPALIHGFGTHLFGRFHALYPRFFDGIPSAVDFLFGIESVIHTEVRKLYPDAQLPSFDCVRRDDGLDMVYASPRHFGDLAEGLITGAIAHFGDPLGLTRVNLPDGSIRFELRHKS
- a CDS encoding multidrug effflux MFS transporter, with translation MKTSFFGTALVLGLLSAIGPFAIDMYLPALPSIGQSLGASMGAVQASLMAFFISLGVGQIIYGPVSDMLGRKKPLYFGLVLFALGSVGCALAPDIETLVVLRFIQGLGACAGMVIPRAVVRDLHTGHDAARLMSLLMLVFSVSPILAPLAGSVLIEASGWRAVFWAVTVAAILGLVLLATSLPETRPAKDRVNSSVGSAVAAYGVLLRDRHFLGLVFIGAFGISSFFAYLANSSFVLIDHYGLTPRQYSIAFAANAASFIGISQFTGKLSARFGLVKLVKFAVVGYALMMSLLLAVNLSGIERLDVMLGMLFVGYGFLGLVVPTTAVLALDEHGEIAGTASALMGTLQFVTGAVVMGITGALADGTARPMVAGIAGSAIVALLLTRITLRKTAAAAD
- the ypfH gene encoding esterase, whose product is MTDIVVQQPAGAAKQLFLLHHGVGATPQGLLPLGRRLAAEFPEALVVSVQGPEASDLGQGYQWFSVIGITEETRPERVAAAMPAFVKAVQDWQARAGVSPEATALVGFSQGAIMCLESTQQNEFLAGRVVGLSGRFAQLPLAPHAHTTLHMVHGKADTVMHYGYTVTAAEHLVSLGADVTADVIPFLAHEVNDAVVDTVIERLFGHLPKRHWAAAQQAAEQDDSAED